Sequence from the Leptospiraceae bacterium genome:
TAGAATACTTCTATCCAATTCCGTCTATGATAGTAGCGGATAACAGTGTCATCGCGCAATTCAGTTGCATTGGAAATAAAATAACTTACCTCTGCATTTGCCCAATCACCAATTCTATCAGTTTCAATTATCACTCTTCTTTTTCCACTTAATCCTTTTACTTTTAAATCCATCCTAACAAAATAAATTTTCTTGTTCGAACCATCTGATAATTTAATATCAAGGGGGCGAAATGCGTCAGGCTCTATGAGTGTAAGTAACTCACTTATCTTGTGCTCACTACTTTTTAAATCATTAGGAAATTTGTAAAATATATTTCGATTACTTTTAATTGATACAATATACTTCAAACCTTTAGCCTCTAAATAGTCAGTAAAATTAGGGCTAGAACCATACCATGCATCTGCAACAACGAATTCAAATTTGATTCCTCGTCGAATAGCTTCTTCTATTAGAAAAATCGCAATCTCTATCTTTGTTGTAAATTTTTGTTCTTCTTTGGTTTTAGTTTTATCTTCGGGTATAAATTCTTTTATATCTAATGGCATATGCTTGAACTCACTCACTAAATGTGAGGTTACGAATACGTTGCCATTAGCCACTTTTCCAACTTGACCAATATATTGATGCCCAACGCCTTCTGTCGAATTGCCTCTTTTAAGAACACCAGAATCATCAATGACTAATATCGCTTTCTTTGTCGGATAAGAGTTACTATGCTCTCGCATAAAGTTAATACGTATCTCATTCATATCCTTCTTATCCCAAGGAGAAGTTGTAATGAAATGATGGAGATTTTGATAATCCTGATCTATTATCGTTTCGGAAATCCGCTCAATATTTTTCCGTTTTATCTCTGAACTAAAACCTTTTAAGGTCTTCTCAAAATATTCTTTTTGCTCTTTCCTTACCCATAATGGATCGAAAGAATTTATATACTCGCTAAATAAATCGGAATGCTCGTTAAGTATGAAATCCACACGAACAATATTATAAATCCTTTCTTTTGTACAATCTTTATTTCAACTCCGACTTGACAAAGTAGCATTAATATTCATTAAATCGTATCGTCTGACATGTAAATAAATATATGTAGCCTGAGGAGAAAAATGTCCGAGTAGAAGTTGAATATGATGCATATTAACCCCTGCTTCAAGAAGATGTGTTGCAAAAGAGTGTCTTAGAGTATGGACAGAGGCATTCTTTGTTATCCCCGCTTTTAAAAGAGCATCCTTAAATGCACGCTGTATTGCACGAACAGAAAAGCTTTTCATCTTGTTTTTATCTCTTGCGTAAAATAGGTAATCGACAGGTTTATATTCTTGTATGTAATCTCGTAACAATTTCAAAGTAGTGGGAGACAATAGCGCATAACGATCTGTTCCACCTTTTCCATCTTTGACAAATATCTGCATTCTGTCTGGGTCTATTTGATTGACCTTTAACTTAGCTGCTTCACTGACTCGAAGTCCTGCTGAATAGATGAGAGTGAGTATAGTCTTGTGCTTTATATTCCAGGTTAAATTCAAAATAGCCTCCACTTCTGATTTACTTAACACAACCGGTTTACTCTTGGGACGTTTGTATTTAGCAATATCTTTCACAACCCATTCTGCATTAATAACATGAATGAAGAAAAATCGTATCGCACTGTACGACATTCAATGTATTAGCGGATAATTGTTTATTAACTCTTAAATGGTAAAGATAATTCTTTACTTCTTCTCGATTTATTTTATCTGGAGATTTTTTGTAATACTTTGCCAGATAATTTACATATGACACGTAACTCTTTATCGTTTTTTCGCTCATCGTCTTGAGCTTTAATTCTCGAATCATTTTCTCAATGTCGGATACTATTAACGATATGCGGCATTTTAGGTGCGGGCTTGATTGAATTAGGAACAAATGCTAGGATATTTTAGGAGCAGTTTTTTCGACATCCCCGTATGGAAAGACGATAGTTCTCTATCCGAACAGAACATTATATCAGTTATAGAATGACTCTTTGTAAATTACTGACTATTAGCTGCTAGAAAATTAATTTATGAAAGAGAGATGCAATCCAATTTCGCTTTAAGCATTTTATTTTTTCAAACCACTCGGTAAATC
This genomic interval carries:
- a CDS encoding tyrosine-type recombinase/integrase; this translates as MKDIAKYKRPKSKPVVLSKSEVEAILNLTWNIKHKTILTLIYSAGLRVSEAAKLKVNQIDPDRMQIFVKDGKGGTDRYALLSPTTLKLLRDYIQEYKPVDYLFYARDKNKMKSFSVRAIQRAFKDALLKAGITKNASVHTLRHSFATHLLEAGVNMHHIQLLLGHFSPQATYIYLHVRRYDLMNINATLSSRS
- a CDS encoding IS701 family transposase, whose protein sequence is MDFILNEHSDLFSEYINSFDPLWVRKEQKEYFEKTLKGFSSEIKRKNIERISETIIDQDYQNLHHFITTSPWDKKDMNEIRINFMREHSNSYPTKKAILVIDDSGVLKRGNSTEGVGHQYIGQVGKVANGNVFVTSHLVSEFKHMPLDIKEFIPEDKTKTKEEQKFTTKIEIAIFLIEEAIRRGIKFEFVVADAWYGSSPNFTDYLEAKGLKYIVSIKSNRNIFYKFPNDLKSSEHKISELLTLIEPDAFRPLDIKLSDGSNKKIYFVRMDLKVKGLSGKRRVIIETDRIGDWANAEVSYFISNATELRDDTVIRYYHRRNWIEVFYREVKDFLGADEYQVRSMDRILRHWTLCIVTYSMMQWLQHGKAIKEFVKKND
- a CDS encoding phage integrase N-terminal SAM-like domain-containing protein; this encodes MIRELKLKTMSEKTIKSYVSYVNYLAKYYKKSPDKINREEVKNYLYHLRVNKQLSANTLNVVQCDTIFLHSCY